The proteins below are encoded in one region of Aquisphaera giovannonii:
- a CDS encoding IS630 transposase-related protein, whose amino-acid sequence MRSYSMDLRERVVAACDDGEGTREEVAGRFRVSVAWVYRLLARRRDTGSIAPKPHGGGRPAAFRGESAERLRKAVEDCPDATLEELRAAAGVGCGTSAVFRALKRLGLPRKDSPNGPPSRAAPS is encoded by the coding sequence ATGCGAAGCTACTCGATGGACCTCAGGGAACGGGTCGTCGCCGCGTGCGACGACGGCGAGGGGACCCGCGAAGAGGTCGCCGGACGATTCCGCGTCAGCGTCGCCTGGGTGTACCGGCTGCTGGCGCGGCGGCGCGACACCGGCTCGATCGCCCCGAAGCCGCACGGCGGCGGCCGGCCGGCTGCGTTCCGGGGCGAGTCCGCCGAGCGGCTCAGGAAGGCCGTGGAGGACTGCCCCGATGCCACCCTGGAGGAGCTGCGAGCCGCCGCCGGCGTGGGCTGCGGAACCTCGGCGGTCTTCCGCGCGCTGAAGCGGCTGGGCCTGCCTCGAAAAGACAGTCCGAACG